In Synechococcus sp. KORDI-100, a single window of DNA contains:
- a CDS encoding valine--tRNA ligase, which yields MPELPKTYDPVGTEARWQQAWEDQRAFHPDPKAPGESFSVVIPPPNVTGSLHMGHAFNTALIDTIVRYQRLAGKNVLCLPGTDHASIAVQTILEKQLKDEGKTRHDLGRDAFLERAWQWKADSGGRIVGQLRRLGYSVDWQRQRFTLDEGLSEAVKEAFVRLHEQGLIYRGEYLVNWCPASGSAVSDLEVEMKEVDGHLWHFRYPLSNGDGHLEVATTRPETMLGDTAVAVNPTDERYAHLVGQTLTLPFVGREIPIVADDHVEKDFGTGCVKVTPAHDPNDFAIGQRHGLPQITVMRKNGTMNKEAGQFEGLDRFEARKAVVAGLEELDLLVKVEDYRHSVPYSDRGKVPVEPLLSTQWFVKTEPLAARCREALEKQDPRLIPERWEKVYRDWLTDIRDWCISRQLWWGHRIPAWFVISETGGKYTDTTPYVVARNEAEALEKAKAEYGLTVEIEQDEDVLDTWFSSGLWPFSTLGWPDTGSADLQRWYPTSTLVTGFDIIFFWVARMTMMAGAFTGEMPFQDVYIHGLVRDEQNRKMSKSAGNGIDPLLLIERYGTDALRFALVREVAGAGQDIRLDYDRKKDTSATVEASRNFANKLWNATRFALMNLGGETPAQLGAPDPAALQLADRWILSRLARVNRETAERYSSYGLGEAAKGLYEFAWNDVCDWYLELSKRRLNPGENPSAEALVDQRVAKQVLAKVISQMHLMLHPLMPHLTEELWHSVTGEPETSFLALQPWPALDESALDEALEASFDELIGAIRVVRNLRAVAGLKPSQPVPVRFVTGRGALAAVLTQGTADITALTRAESVAVMAPVEADAAPVAKALAGVSGELQVLLPIEGLVDLDALKGRLEKDIAKAEKEIKGLAGRLGNPNFADKAPPEVVAECQANLAEKQAQADLARKRLADLS from the coding sequence GTGCCTGAGCTTCCAAAGACCTACGACCCGGTTGGCACGGAAGCCCGCTGGCAGCAGGCCTGGGAGGACCAGCGAGCCTTCCATCCCGACCCGAAGGCCCCTGGTGAATCGTTTTCGGTGGTGATCCCGCCGCCGAACGTGACCGGAAGCCTGCACATGGGTCATGCCTTCAACACGGCCCTGATCGACACGATCGTGCGTTATCAGCGGCTGGCCGGAAAGAACGTGCTCTGCCTGCCAGGAACCGACCATGCCTCGATCGCGGTGCAGACGATTCTTGAGAAGCAGCTCAAGGACGAGGGCAAGACCCGCCATGACCTCGGCCGCGATGCCTTCCTGGAGCGGGCCTGGCAGTGGAAGGCCGACAGTGGTGGTCGGATCGTGGGCCAGCTGCGGCGGCTGGGTTATTCCGTTGATTGGCAGCGCCAGCGTTTCACCCTCGATGAGGGGCTCAGCGAAGCGGTGAAGGAGGCCTTCGTGCGCTTGCACGAGCAGGGACTGATCTATCGCGGTGAATATCTGGTGAACTGGTGTCCTGCCTCGGGTTCGGCGGTGAGCGATCTTGAGGTGGAGATGAAGGAGGTGGACGGTCACCTCTGGCATTTCCGCTACCCGCTCAGCAACGGCGACGGCCATCTGGAGGTAGCCACCACCCGCCCCGAAACGATGTTGGGCGACACGGCGGTGGCGGTGAATCCCACCGACGAGCGCTATGCCCATCTGGTGGGCCAGACCCTCACCCTCCCCTTCGTGGGGCGGGAGATTCCGATTGTGGCTGACGACCACGTGGAGAAGGATTTCGGCACCGGCTGCGTCAAGGTGACGCCGGCCCACGACCCCAACGATTTCGCCATCGGCCAGCGCCACGGTCTGCCCCAGATCACCGTGATGCGTAAGAACGGCACGATGAACAAGGAGGCCGGCCAGTTCGAGGGTCTGGATCGCTTCGAGGCCCGCAAGGCCGTGGTGGCTGGGCTCGAAGAGCTGGACCTGCTGGTGAAGGTGGAGGATTACCGCCACAGCGTTCCCTATTCCGACCGCGGCAAGGTGCCGGTGGAGCCATTGCTCTCGACCCAGTGGTTTGTCAAAACCGAGCCTTTGGCGGCTCGCTGCCGGGAGGCCCTCGAGAAGCAGGACCCCCGTTTGATCCCCGAGCGCTGGGAGAAGGTCTACCGCGACTGGCTCACCGACATCCGCGACTGGTGCATCAGCCGCCAGCTCTGGTGGGGCCATCGCATTCCCGCCTGGTTCGTGATCAGCGAGACCGGTGGCAAATACACCGACACCACGCCCTACGTGGTGGCCCGCAACGAAGCCGAAGCCCTGGAGAAGGCCAAAGCCGAGTACGGCCTAACGGTGGAGATCGAGCAGGACGAAGACGTGCTCGACACCTGGTTCTCCAGCGGCCTCTGGCCCTTCTCCACCCTTGGCTGGCCTGATACAGGCAGCGCGGACCTGCAGCGCTGGTACCCCACCAGCACCCTGGTGACGGGCTTCGACATCATCTTTTTCTGGGTGGCCCGGATGACGATGATGGCCGGCGCCTTCACCGGTGAGATGCCCTTCCAGGATGTCTACATCCACGGCCTGGTGAGGGATGAGCAGAACCGCAAGATGAGCAAGAGCGCCGGCAACGGCATCGATCCGCTGCTGCTGATCGAGCGTTACGGCACCGATGCCCTGCGCTTCGCCCTGGTGCGGGAAGTGGCTGGTGCCGGTCAGGACATTCGCCTTGACTACGACCGCAAGAAGGACACCTCCGCCACGGTGGAGGCATCGCGCAACTTCGCCAACAAGCTCTGGAACGCCACCCGTTTCGCCCTGATGAACCTGGGCGGCGAAACCCCGGCCCAACTCGGTGCCCCCGACCCTGCCGCCCTGCAGCTGGCGGACCGCTGGATCCTGTCCCGTCTGGCCCGGGTGAACCGGGAGACCGCCGAGCGCTACAGCAGCTATGGCCTGGGTGAGGCGGCCAAGGGCCTCTATGAGTTCGCCTGGAATGACGTTTGCGACTGGTATCTGGAGCTGAGCAAACGCCGGCTCAACCCCGGTGAGAATCCCTCAGCCGAGGCCCTCGTCGATCAGCGGGTCGCCAAGCAGGTGCTGGCCAAGGTGATCAGCCAGATGCATTTGATGCTGCATCCGCTGATGCCCCACCTCACCGAGGAGCTCTGGCACAGCGTCACCGGCGAGCCGGAGACCAGCTTTCTGGCGTTGCAGCCCTGGCCAGCGCTGGATGAAAGCGCTTTGGATGAGGCGTTGGAAGCCTCTTTCGATGAGCTGATCGGTGCCATCCGTGTGGTGCGCAACCTGCGAGCGGTGGCGGGCCTCAAGCCCTCCCAGCCGGTGCCGGTGCGCTTCGTCACCGGCCGCGGCGCGCTGGCGGCTGTGCTCACTCAGGGCACGGCCGACATCACAGCCTTGACGCGGGCGGAGTCGGTGGCGGTGATGGCGCCGGTTGAGGCCGATGCGGCTCCGGTCGCCAAGGCCCTCGCTGGAGTGAGCGGTGAGCTGCAGGTGTTGTTGCCGATCGAAGGCCTCGTCGATCTCGATGCGCTCAAGGGCCGCCTCGAGAAGGACATCGCCAAGGCGGAGAAGGAGATCAAGGGCCTGGCGGGCCGGCTTGGCAATCCCAACTTCGCTGACAAGGCCCCGCCGGAGGTGGTGGCGGAATGCCAGGCCAACCTGGCGGAGAAGCAGGCCCAGGCCGATCTGGCCCGCAAGCGCCTGGCCGACCTGAGCTGA
- a CDS encoding extracellular solute-binding protein, with protein MRRFIQSLAALLCCSGLLAACSNNEEISFPTVLRVARTIPSDSGAEYDDYERMGALVDGLVKQLQSVDSSIRIQTALYGRRNFVDEIQRQTNSGFGPDLIITDSETTLELYSRNLIHPIGSDAKGRDNIPAYIFNLARAKDGQLVGQPVSQYVQLACYNKEKVKTPPDSLIDLPKDNDDLTFGLALQLKDLYWTAEAFQAEQAIEIAMQGQQPTKEQAQKVSTWLTWLKTASYQQNIRFLNDQNRLRRALIAGELDWITCWSTNLPELRETMKDKLGVVGIPKGPSKKLRAMTRLSVWSLGRNSSSGQREKALTFIDFITKPWAQKTYALRNKTSFPVDKNAARIVASKIPGGLSALSQYEEQAIKVSAAASRTKAMVFRDPERYDTISDHLLDTIYDIETPEEASQNILTALQEEKQ; from the coding sequence ATGCGGCGATTCATCCAGTCCCTCGCAGCCTTGCTTTGTTGTTCGGGGTTACTGGCTGCTTGCTCCAACAACGAAGAGATCAGCTTCCCCACGGTGCTGAGAGTGGCCCGGACCATTCCCAGCGACTCCGGCGCTGAATATGACGACTACGAGCGCATGGGGGCCCTCGTGGACGGCCTTGTCAAACAGCTGCAAAGCGTTGACAGCTCGATTCGAATTCAAACGGCGCTGTATGGACGAAGAAATTTCGTCGACGAAATCCAGAGGCAAACCAATAGCGGATTTGGGCCGGATCTGATTATTACCGATAGTGAAACAACATTGGAATTATATTCCCGCAATTTGATTCACCCGATCGGGTCAGACGCCAAAGGTCGAGATAATATTCCAGCATACATTTTTAATCTCGCAAGGGCGAAAGATGGGCAACTTGTTGGTCAGCCTGTCAGCCAATATGTGCAGTTGGCTTGTTACAACAAAGAGAAGGTTAAAACACCGCCAGATTCATTAATCGACCTACCCAAGGACAATGATGACCTGACGTTCGGCCTGGCTCTGCAACTCAAAGACCTGTACTGGACGGCGGAAGCGTTTCAAGCAGAGCAAGCGATTGAAATCGCCATGCAGGGCCAACAACCCACAAAGGAACAGGCACAGAAAGTCAGCACTTGGTTGACCTGGCTCAAAACGGCAAGCTATCAACAAAACATTCGATTTTTGAATGATCAAAACAGACTTCGCCGAGCCCTGATTGCCGGAGAACTGGACTGGATTACATGTTGGAGCACAAATCTACCGGAACTGCGCGAAACAATGAAGGACAAACTTGGGGTTGTCGGCATTCCAAAAGGGCCATCTAAAAAGCTTCGCGCCATGACCAGACTGTCCGTTTGGTCACTGGGACGCAACTCAAGCTCAGGACAACGTGAAAAAGCTCTCACCTTCATCGACTTCATAACCAAACCATGGGCGCAGAAAACCTATGCTCTGCGCAACAAAACATCATTTCCAGTTGATAAAAATGCCGCAAGAATTGTAGCTTCGAAAATACCAGGAGGCCTATCAGCATTATCACAATACGAAGAGCAAGCCATCAAAGTTTCAGCTGCAGCCAGCCGAACCAAAGCGATGGTGTTCAGAGATCCAGAGCGCTACGACACAATCTCTGATCATCTGCTCGACACAATTTACGATATCGAAACACCTGAAGAAGCAAGCCAGAATATTCTCACAGCATTGCAGGAGGAAAAGCAATGA
- a CDS encoding mechanosensitive ion channel family protein — translation MIREFLREIISWLGYLQRGSVLMQVALFAAVILLEKRYIHRRYTQLAPELKLLAAPVVLLIVSVISMAFGFPGGFLRYLSASWLAWRLVIPIKNILNKRVPKFPADELDKSIFRPIFLVLLLLSFFQMIGSREALSVIQIGTIFGVVLTIGKLFTAIVVIYAVFTLASRPAALLAWISGKFFGISIQGRKALELILRYSMIGLGVFGVSYYIGINGTALVAVAGGLSVGIGFGLKEIISNFISSIWLLFEGTVRPGEVLMVNGDPCTVRKLGMRATQLRRGRDGAELLVPNQNFFTQEAESFTAEETSRRGGVDVGAAYHHEPQQVIDVLVDVAKSHERVLEYPPPAAFTTQFADSSINYKVLFWVRNPLDAFAVESDLRQMIWVAFEEHGIGIPFPQQQVYPMEWPPSKNQTLRIGSAGRSLQADVADDESTGETL, via the coding sequence ATGATCAGAGAGTTTCTGCGCGAAATCATTAGTTGGCTTGGCTACCTGCAACGTGGATCTGTTCTGATGCAAGTCGCTCTCTTTGCGGCTGTCATTCTGCTCGAAAAACGATATATCCATCGCCGTTACACCCAGCTCGCTCCCGAGCTCAAGCTCCTTGCGGCACCAGTCGTTCTGCTGATTGTCAGCGTCATCAGCATGGCTTTCGGATTTCCTGGCGGCTTCCTCCGCTATCTCTCAGCCTCATGGCTTGCCTGGAGGCTCGTGATACCAATCAAAAATATTCTGAATAAACGCGTCCCGAAGTTTCCCGCAGACGAACTGGATAAATCCATTTTCAGACCAATTTTCCTGGTGCTTTTACTGCTCTCGTTCTTTCAAATGATCGGAAGCCGGGAAGCTCTTTCAGTGATTCAGATCGGCACAATCTTTGGCGTCGTTCTCACCATCGGAAAACTGTTCACTGCCATTGTGGTGATCTACGCAGTCTTCACCCTGGCGAGTCGTCCAGCGGCCTTGCTTGCGTGGATCAGCGGAAAATTTTTCGGCATATCCATCCAAGGTCGCAAAGCCCTTGAGCTCATTCTTCGATATTCAATGATTGGCCTCGGAGTCTTTGGGGTGAGCTACTACATCGGAATCAATGGAACGGCTTTGGTCGCAGTTGCTGGTGGGTTGTCCGTTGGTATTGGCTTTGGCCTGAAGGAAATTATTTCCAATTTCATCAGCAGCATCTGGCTTCTCTTTGAAGGAACCGTGCGCCCCGGCGAGGTGCTGATGGTGAATGGTGACCCCTGCACGGTTCGGAAACTCGGCATGCGCGCCACCCAGCTTCGCCGTGGACGCGACGGCGCTGAACTCCTGGTACCCAACCAGAATTTCTTCACACAAGAGGCGGAATCCTTCACCGCAGAGGAAACCTCCAGACGCGGCGGTGTGGATGTGGGGGCGGCTTACCACCATGAGCCACAGCAGGTCATTGATGTTCTGGTGGACGTCGCCAAGAGCCATGAGCGCGTCCTGGAATATCCGCCTCCAGCTGCTTTCACGACGCAATTCGCCGACTCCTCCATCAACTACAAAGTGTTGTTCTGGGTCCGCAATCCCCTCGATGCATTTGCAGTTGAAAGTGATCTCCGCCAGATGATCTGGGTGGCCTTTGAAGAGCATGGAATCGGCATTCCATTCCCACAGCAACAGGTGTACCCAATGGAATGGCCACCCTCAAAGAATCAGACGCTGCGCATCGGCTCTGCCGGACGCAGCCTTCAGGCGGACGTCGCTGATGACGAATCAACCGGAGAGACGCTGTAG
- a CDS encoding 2OG-Fe(II) oxygenase, producing the protein MKLIGRYRNSGFEAVADGVMAFFDRRTDLHRPGIAFGPGGGDQPAKLSTDISLVAIDRSDPDAYALAEVIIRGVSAGLERYLQERPLFRSVCPDQHLFVMPIFNLQRYAPGEGFRQWHCDWTIGEEATEPVHRVLAWILYCDSVDEAGTEFHWQDHHEPAERGKLLIFPAGPSHTHRGRVNANLSKTIATGWINGGSQESYLQRLSG; encoded by the coding sequence ATGAAACTGATCGGTCGCTACCGCAATTCAGGCTTCGAGGCCGTGGCCGATGGCGTCATGGCGTTCTTTGATCGTCGTACGGATCTGCATCGGCCGGGAATCGCGTTCGGTCCCGGTGGCGGCGATCAGCCAGCGAAGCTCTCCACCGATATCAGTCTGGTTGCCATCGACCGCAGCGACCCGGATGCCTATGCCCTTGCTGAGGTGATCATTCGAGGGGTGTCTGCCGGGCTCGAGCGTTACCTCCAGGAACGCCCTCTATTTCGCTCGGTCTGTCCGGATCAGCACCTGTTCGTCATGCCGATCTTCAACCTGCAGCGTTATGCCCCCGGGGAGGGATTCCGGCAGTGGCACTGCGACTGGACGATCGGTGAGGAAGCCACCGAGCCCGTTCATCGCGTCCTGGCCTGGATTCTTTACTGCGACAGCGTTGACGAGGCCGGGACAGAATTCCACTGGCAGGATCACCACGAACCGGCAGAGCGAGGGAAGCTGCTGATTTTTCCGGCTGGTCCCTCGCACACCCATCGTGGACGGGTGAATGCCAACCTCAGCAAGACGATCGCAACCGGTTGGATCAATGGCGGCAGTCAGGAGAGTTACCTACAGCGTCTCTCCGGTTGA
- a CDS encoding oxidoreductase, with protein sequence MGWTSADIPSQEGRIALVTGANIGLGFETVRALAARGATVLMACRSRSKAEKARSELLEEGLTGLDLIDLDLADLDAVVSAAETVQQRYGQLDLLINNAGVMAPPYQRSRQGHELQFAVNHLGHMALTQALLPLLKRDARVVTVTSGAQYFGRIRWHDLAWQERYDRFGAYSQSKLANVMFALELDARLKRSGSGISSLAAHPGMARTNLQRSNLTAESNQLEHLAVKLFDPLLQSASMGALPQLHAATASSVAGGEHFGPDQLGGLRGYPTRCRVAPAARDPQQRQRLWSVSEELIQAGSGID encoded by the coding sequence ATGGGCTGGACCTCTGCTGACATCCCCTCCCAGGAAGGCCGCATCGCCTTGGTCACTGGGGCCAACATCGGCCTGGGGTTTGAGACCGTCCGTGCCTTAGCCGCCAGGGGAGCGACCGTCTTGATGGCGTGTCGCTCGCGAAGCAAGGCCGAAAAAGCACGCAGTGAGCTTCTGGAGGAAGGTCTGACGGGACTCGACCTGATCGATCTCGACCTCGCTGATCTCGATGCCGTGGTGTCGGCAGCTGAAACGGTTCAGCAGCGTTACGGCCAGCTCGATCTCCTGATCAACAACGCTGGCGTGATGGCGCCCCCGTACCAACGCAGTCGACAGGGTCATGAGCTCCAGTTCGCGGTGAATCACCTCGGCCACATGGCACTCACGCAAGCGCTTCTACCCCTGCTGAAGCGGGACGCCAGAGTGGTGACGGTGACATCCGGTGCTCAGTACTTCGGACGCATCCGCTGGCATGACCTGGCCTGGCAGGAACGGTACGACCGTTTCGGCGCCTACAGCCAGAGCAAACTGGCCAACGTGATGTTTGCCCTCGAGCTGGATGCCCGCCTGAAGCGATCCGGCAGTGGAATCAGTTCATTGGCCGCCCACCCCGGAATGGCTCGGACCAATCTGCAACGCAGCAATCTCACCGCCGAGAGCAACCAGCTCGAGCATCTGGCTGTGAAACTGTTTGATCCACTGCTGCAAAGCGCCTCCATGGGGGCGCTGCCGCAATTGCATGCCGCAACAGCGAGTTCCGTCGCAGGTGGTGAACACTTCGGACCGGATCAGCTGGGTGGTCTGCGGGGCTATCCCACCCGCTGCCGTGTGGCACCAGCTGCGCGCGATCCCCAGCAGCGCCAGCGCCTCTGGAGCGTGAGCGAAGAACTCATCCAGGCCGGAAGCGGCATTGACTGA
- a CDS encoding 4Fe-4S binding protein: MGRVRRGVVGNSRYARRLRSAIRETADDAAHRPVLISGEPGLGKDNLAALIHYGSDRRRQLLLRFSHQDLQGQGMSLLSDLGDSTVLINGFDQIDPPLRQKLIAMARGDVQSFQGRMLFTSEASQPDLDGITSLIRVPPLRVRRSDLGDWLRYYLRLKCSELGWNQPPNLPDSAVRRLQNHEFANNLRELEAMVDRALRQARQQSQGELPPLLPEEVFWTAEKTRRARFDVWRWKPRLRDWMRAPTLWNALLFSLVSWLFVAVNLVLWLGPQDRAANPVLTLFWAWWWPLILLSYPLVGRLWCAICPFMVWGQIAQRLTPWRKKSWPHGDVDRWGAPALAAGFAAILLWEEVWNLENTAWLSSCLLLLITAGAVIGSTVFEKRFWCRYLCPVGGMKGLFAKLSILELRAEVGTCSGSCSSYACFKGGPADGEGLATEGCPLGTHPAHMSDNRNCVLCMTCTQACPNRSVQLRLRPPAADLQRRMDAPDGERGLILVLAGGGFCLHQWQRLLGWLPLAPTSLHEGPLLPRLSIAAFALAIPAGIGLWLPRRWLYACLPLLWAVLLARHLPLGMLEAGTVLPAGWPKWQADQHVIAFCQTVVMGIGWIGAAVLLRRLVDLNRLRWLTGTMVLLLMSLAGRWLVSL; the protein is encoded by the coding sequence ATGGGGCGAGTCCGGCGCGGTGTCGTCGGAAACAGCCGCTATGCCCGGCGCCTTCGCAGCGCCATTCGCGAGACCGCTGACGATGCGGCGCATCGGCCGGTGCTGATCAGCGGAGAACCAGGGCTGGGCAAAGACAACCTGGCTGCTCTGATCCACTACGGCTCGGATCGGCGCCGACAACTGTTGTTGCGCTTCAGCCACCAGGATCTTCAGGGCCAGGGCATGTCGCTGCTGTCTGACTTGGGGGACAGCACTGTCCTGATCAATGGATTCGACCAGATCGATCCACCCCTGCGCCAGAAACTGATCGCGATGGCGCGGGGTGACGTCCAGTCGTTCCAGGGCCGGATGCTGTTCACCAGCGAAGCCAGCCAACCCGATCTTGATGGCATCACCTCGCTGATCCGGGTTCCACCCCTGCGCGTGCGCCGCTCTGATCTTGGGGACTGGCTTCGCTATTACCTTCGTCTGAAGTGCAGCGAACTGGGCTGGAATCAGCCACCGAACCTGCCGGACAGCGCGGTGCGACGGCTTCAGAACCATGAGTTCGCCAACAACCTGCGCGAACTCGAAGCGATGGTGGATCGCGCCCTGCGTCAGGCGCGTCAGCAAAGCCAGGGCGAACTCCCTCCGCTGCTCCCTGAGGAGGTCTTCTGGACCGCGGAGAAAACACGGCGAGCTCGTTTTGACGTGTGGCGCTGGAAACCGAGGTTGCGGGACTGGATGCGCGCACCGACGCTTTGGAACGCGCTTCTGTTCAGCCTGGTGAGCTGGCTGTTCGTGGCTGTGAACCTGGTGCTCTGGCTTGGCCCCCAGGACCGCGCAGCGAATCCGGTGCTGACCCTGTTCTGGGCCTGGTGGTGGCCTTTGATCCTGCTGAGCTACCCGCTGGTGGGTCGACTCTGGTGCGCCATTTGCCCTTTCATGGTCTGGGGGCAGATCGCTCAACGGCTGACCCCATGGCGCAAGAAGAGCTGGCCCCATGGGGATGTGGATCGCTGGGGGGCTCCTGCTCTGGCCGCCGGGTTCGCCGCGATTCTCCTGTGGGAAGAGGTCTGGAACCTCGAGAACACCGCCTGGCTGAGCAGCTGTCTGCTGTTGCTGATCACAGCAGGGGCGGTGATCGGCTCAACGGTTTTTGAAAAACGGTTCTGGTGCCGTTACCTCTGTCCCGTCGGAGGGATGAAAGGACTGTTCGCCAAACTCTCAATCCTTGAACTGCGCGCCGAAGTCGGCACCTGCAGCGGCAGCTGCAGCAGCTATGCCTGCTTCAAGGGCGGCCCTGCCGACGGCGAGGGGCTGGCCACCGAAGGCTGTCCCCTGGGCACCCATCCCGCCCACATGAGCGATAACCGCAACTGCGTGCTCTGCATGACCTGCACCCAGGCCTGTCCGAACCGATCGGTGCAGCTGAGGCTGCGACCACCGGCTGCAGATCTCCAACGCAGGATGGATGCCCCCGATGGAGAGCGAGGCCTGATTCTGGTTCTGGCGGGGGGGGGGTTCTGCCTGCATCAGTGGCAACGGTTGCTGGGCTGGCTGCCACTGGCCCCGACATCGCTGCATGAAGGACCACTGCTGCCCAGGCTGAGCATCGCCGCCTTTGCCCTGGCCATCCCAGCTGGCATAGGACTCTGGCTTCCTCGACGTTGGTTGTATGCCTGCTTGCCCCTCCTATGGGCCGTGCTGCTGGCACGACATCTGCCGCTGGGGATGCTGGAGGCAGGCACTGTGCTTCCGGCAGGTTGGCCCAAATGGCAGGCGGACCAGCATGTGATCGCTTTCTGTCAGACGGTCGTGATGGGAATCGGCTGGATCGGAGCGGCCGTGCTGCTGCGACGGCTTGTGGATCTGAACCGATTGCGTTGGTTGACTGGCACGATGGTGCTGCTGCTGATGAGTCTTGCCGGTCGTTGGCTGGTGTCCCTCTGA
- a CDS encoding Fur family transcriptional regulator, which translates to MNDSSLRVNTRQKQLLDALQASDDEMSGQQLHRNLADGPGAMGLATVYRNLRQLQQRGLVRCRHLPNGEALYAPVERDRHHLTCVDCGKTQSLDQCPIHDLDVPQHARGDFDLLFHTLEFFGLCSSCRERQQTPS; encoded by the coding sequence ATGAACGATTCCTCACTCCGGGTGAATACGCGCCAGAAACAACTGCTGGATGCCCTGCAGGCCAGCGATGATGAGATGAGCGGTCAACAGCTGCATCGCAACCTGGCTGATGGACCAGGAGCCATGGGCCTGGCAACGGTCTACCGCAACCTGCGCCAACTCCAGCAACGGGGGCTGGTGCGCTGCCGCCACCTTCCCAATGGCGAAGCGTTGTACGCACCTGTGGAACGGGATCGCCACCACCTCACCTGCGTCGACTGCGGCAAGACCCAGTCTCTGGATCAGTGCCCGATCCATGACCTTGACGTGCCGCAACATGCTCGCGGCGACTTCGATTTGCTGTTTCACACGCTTGAATTCTTTGGTCTGTGCAGCAGTTGCCGAGAGCGGCAACAAACCCCTTCATGA
- a CDS encoding MBL fold metallo-hydrolase produces MTLAATYLGANGWLLDFDGLRVLVDPWLKGDLSFPPGAWLLRGELGEEREAPDDLDLLLLTQGLADHSHPKTLAMLPRDLPVVGSASAARVVQRLGFQTVSCLQPGESLTHGGLSIRATAGAPVPATENGYLLEHSAGSLYLEPHGFLDPSLPKQRLDAVITPMVDLGLPMAGAFVKGCTVVPQLVDRFQPTTVLASTSGGDVRFEGALSRMLQMQGSFAATAEQLPAQTRCIDSQPGERYELRPG; encoded by the coding sequence ATGACTCTGGCCGCCACGTATCTCGGAGCCAACGGCTGGTTGCTCGATTTCGACGGACTGCGAGTCTTGGTTGACCCGTGGCTGAAAGGAGATCTCAGCTTCCCACCTGGCGCATGGCTGCTGCGCGGCGAGCTCGGCGAGGAACGGGAAGCGCCCGACGATCTGGATCTGCTGCTCCTCACCCAGGGGCTTGCCGATCACAGCCACCCCAAGACACTCGCGATGCTTCCCAGAGACCTGCCGGTTGTGGGGTCCGCATCAGCAGCTCGGGTGGTGCAACGGCTCGGCTTTCAGACAGTTTCATGCCTGCAGCCAGGAGAATCGCTCACGCACGGGGGACTGTCGATTCGAGCCACCGCCGGTGCCCCTGTGCCGGCCACGGAGAACGGCTACCTGCTGGAGCACAGCGCCGGCAGCCTGTACCTCGAACCCCATGGTTTCCTGGACCCTTCTCTGCCCAAGCAGCGACTGGACGCTGTGATCACACCGATGGTCGATCTCGGCCTGCCGATGGCTGGAGCTTTTGTGAAAGGGTGCACAGTGGTGCCGCAGCTGGTGGATCGCTTCCAGCCGACAACCGTTCTGGCCAGCACATCCGGAGGAGATGTGCGCTTTGAAGGAGCCCTGAGTCGGATGTTGCAGATGCAGGGGTCCTTCGCGGCGACCGCCGAACAGCTACCGGCCCAGACCCGCTGCATCGACTCTCAGCCAGGGGAGCGATACGAGCTCAGGCCGGGGTGA
- a CDS encoding chlorophyll a/b-binding protein, with translation MQSNQASDQWFQSAAARDIHLEQLKRAERFNGRAAMLGIVIGIITEGLTGAGIAHQIGLGALVDGYAACRTQFLPFCF, from the coding sequence ATGCAGTCCAACCAAGCCAGCGATCAGTGGTTCCAATCCGCCGCAGCCCGTGATATCCATCTCGAACAGCTCAAACGGGCTGAGCGATTCAACGGACGTGCCGCCATGCTCGGAATCGTCATCGGCATCATCACCGAGGGGCTCACAGGCGCCGGCATTGCCCATCAGATCGGTCTCGGCGCACTTGTGGATGGCTATGCAGCCTGTCGGACCCAGTTCTTGCCGTTCTGCTTCTGA
- a CDS encoding metallothionein: protein MLTTPLDCACEPCGCQISSQTSVEKDGKTYCSQACADGHAQQDPCCSSCECC, encoded by the coding sequence ATGCTGACGACGCCATTGGATTGTGCTTGTGAGCCCTGTGGCTGCCAGATTTCTTCGCAGACATCCGTGGAGAAAGATGGAAAAACCTATTGTTCTCAGGCCTGTGCTGATGGACACGCACAGCAGGATCCGTGCTGTAGCAGCTGCGAATGCTGCTGA
- a CDS encoding cupin domain-containing protein — MVKITKDCPSNVIEELGIQQWPIWSCEASTFPWTYEDKETCLILEGSVTVTPEGGEPVDFSAGDLVEFPKGMSCIWHVKQAVRKHYQFG, encoded by the coding sequence ATGGTCAAAATCACAAAAGATTGCCCGTCAAACGTGATTGAGGAGCTGGGAATCCAGCAATGGCCGATCTGGAGTTGCGAAGCAAGTACATTCCCCTGGACCTATGAGGACAAGGAAACTTGCCTGATTCTCGAAGGGAGCGTGACGGTCACTCCCGAAGGAGGGGAACCCGTGGACTTTTCGGCTGGAGACCTTGTTGAATTCCCCAAAGGCATGTCTTGCATCTGGCACGTGAAGCAAGCTGTGCGTAAGCATTATCAATTTGGTTAA